TCGGAGCGAAGGGCAGGCCGATGGCGCCGAGCCGCGCCACCAGCTCCTCGCGCGTCATGCCGGCGAAGAGCTCGCGCAGCACCGGCAGGATGCGGTCGCGCTGGAGCACGCGATTGTTGTTCTGCGCGAGCTCGGCGTCGCTGGCGAATTCGGTGAGGTTCAGCTCGGCGCAGAAATCCTTCCACTGTCCGTCGCTGACCACGCCGACGAACAATTGCTCGTCGGGATTCTTCGTTTCGAACACGTCGTACACCGCCCAGGCGGAGATGCGCGCGGGCATCGGATTGGCGGGCTGGCCGGTGACGGCATATTGCGCGATATGCTGGCCGACGAGGAACGCCGTGGTTTCGAACAGCGAGCATTTGACGCTCGCGCCCTCGCCATCGCGATGCCGGCGCTCGAGCGCGGCGAGGATGCCGATCACGCCGAACATCGCGCCGGTCACGTCGATCACCGATGCGCCCGCGCGCAACGGGCGTCCCGGCGGGCCGGTCATATAGGCAAGGCCGCCCATCATCTGCGCGACTTCGTCGAGCGCGGTGCGATTTTCATAGGGGCCGGTAAGGAAGCCCTTGGCGCTGCAATAGATCAGCCGCGGATTGCGCGCGCGCAGATCCTCCGCGCCCAGCCCCAGCTTGGCCAGCGCGCCGGGGCGGAAATTCTCGATCACGACATCGGCGTCGTCGATCAGTCGCAGTGCCTCGGTATGGCCCTCGGGCGATTTGAGGTTCAGGCAGACACTGCGCTTGTTGCGGTTGAACATCGGGAAATATCCCGCGCCCGAACCGAGCAGCTTGCGTGTGTGATCGCCGCCCTCGGGCTCGATCTTGATGACTTCGGCTCCCAGGTCGCCAAGGATGAGACCGATCGACGGCCCCATCACCATATGGCTGAATTCAACGACCTTGAGCCCTTCAAGCGGAAGCGATTCCATATCCCCCCAACGCATTTCTGACGTACGCCGTGCCTCGACAACGTGTCGTGATTTGATATAGAGATAGGACAATAAAGCAAGTAGAGGTTTGATGGCTAGCGACATTCTGGTGAGCGAAGTCGGTCCGCGCGACGGATTGCAGAGCATCAAGACGGTCATGCCGACCGAGGCGAAAAAGGCCTGGATCGCGGCCGAAGCCGCCGCCGGCGTTCGCGAGATCGAGGTGGGAAGCTTCGTTCCCGCAAAGCTGTTGCCGCAGCTTGCCGACACGGCCGAAATCGTGGCCTTCGCGCGCGGCATAGCCGGGCTGACGGTCGCGGTGCTGGTGCCCAATCTGCGCGGTGCCCAGGCGGCGATTTCCGCGAAAGCGCATAAGCTTACGCTTCCGCTGTCGGTTTCCGAATCGCATAGCATGGCCAATTTGCGGCGCACCCACGCGCAGGTGATCGAGGAAGCGCGCGGCATCGCCGCTGCCATCGCCGAATTGCCCGAGGAAGATCGTCCGCATTTCGAAGGAAGTCTCTCCACTGTGTTCGGGTGCACCATCGAGGGCGCGATTCCGCAGGGGCAGATCCTGCGCCTCGCCGAGCAGCTTATGGAAGCCGGCTGCGATGAGGTCGGGCTTTCGGACACGACCGGCTATGCCGACCCGGCATCGGTGAAGGCGATGATTCGCGCGGTGCGCGGCGCCGTGGGCGACGATGCCGTCACGGGCATCCATCTGCACAATACGCGCGGCCTCGGGCTCGCCAATGTGCTCGCCGCGCTCGACGCCGGTCTGGAAACGGTCGATTCGTCGCTGGGCGGGATCGGCGGCTGCCCCTTCGCGCCGGGCGCGAGCGGCAATATCGTCACCGAGGATCTGGTGTTCATGCTCCAGGCGATGGGGCTGAAGACCGGGATCGACCTGCCCAGGCTGCTCGAAGTGCGCGGAATCGTCGCCGATGCGCTGCCCGGCGAGCCGCTGTACGGCTTCACGCCCGACGCCGGGCTGCCGCTCGGCTTCATCCCCGAAAAGACCAATGCCAGACTGGAGGCCGCCGAATGACGATTGGAACGAAGATGGTGCGTGACGACCGGACCGCGCGCGAGATTTTCGACGACGTGATGGCCAATCCCGCGCGCACCAAATTCGGGTTCGGCGATAAGCTTGCCATCGTGAATGTCGATTTCCAGAACGCCTATACGCGGATCGACGAATTCAAGACCGCGTACGAAACCGATCCGCGCCAGATCGAATATGCCAACACCATTTCGCGACTGGCGCGCGAAAAGGGGATGCCGGTGATCTGGACCCATGTCGCGTACATGAAGGACGCGAGCGATGCCGGCGTCTGGGGCACGCGCACCGACACCCCCGATTCGCTGCAGAACATCAAATATGGCTCGCGCCGCCACGCATTCGACGATCGCTGCGAAATCGATCACGACAAGGATGCGATCTACACCAAGCGCATGCCCTCGGCCTTTTTCGAAACGCCGCTGCAGAGCCTGCTCGTCTGGCACAAGGTCGATACTTTGGTGATCACCGGCGGTTCGACCTCGGGATGCATCCGCGCCACTGCGGTCGATAGCCTCAGCCGCGGCTATCGCACGATCGTCCCGATCGAAACCTGCGCCGACAAGCATGAAAGCTATCACTTCGCCAATCTCACCGACCTTCAGCTCAAATATGCCGATGTCGAGCCGGTGCAGACGGTGATCGACTGGCTGGAGGCACGCTGATGCGCGAAGGCGAAAAGGACCCCGGCCTTTATGATTTCCGGCCGTATCGCGACCGGACGAAGCTCGAATGGCCGGGCGGCAAGAAAGTCGCGGTTTGGGTGTCGCCCAATCTCGAATTCTACGAGATCGACCCGCCAGCCAATCCGCATCGCAAGAGCTGGCCCAAGCCGCATCCCGACATCGTCGGATACGGGCATCGCGACTATGCCAATCGCGTCGCGCACTGGCGCATGGCCGAAGTGATGGAAAAGCACGGCTTCAAGGGATCGGTGTCGCTGTCGGTCGCGCTGTGCCAGCATCACCCGGACGTGGTGGCCAATGCCAATGACCTGGGCTGGGAGTTCTTCAGCCACGGCATCTACAATACCCGCTACAGCTACGGCATGGATGAAGCGCAGGAACGCGCGATCATCGAGGATTCGATTCGGACGGTCCGCGATGCCACCGGCCAGACGATCAAGGGCTGGCTTGCCCCCGCGCTCACCCACACGCCGCGCACGCTCGATCTGATCGCCGAATATGGCATGACCTATACCTGCGATCTCTATCACGACGATCAGCCGGCGCCGGTGCGTGTGAAATCGGGCAAGCTCGTTTCGATGCCCTACAGCATCGAAGTGAACGATCATTACGGCTTCTTCGTCTACAACATGTCCCCGCGCGAATATGCCGAGACGCTGATGCGCCAATATGATCGGCTCGCCGCCGAAGCCGAGGCGAGGGACGGCCCCGGCGGCACGGTGATGTGCATTCCGCTGCACAGCTATCTGATCGCCCAGCCGCATCGCATCGGCCCGTTCGAGGATGTGCTGCGCCACATCGCTGCCGACGGTCGCGCCTGGATCACCCGGTCGGGCGACATCGCCGATCATTTCCTGTCGAGCGGCGGATATGACGCTGTCGCCGCCGACGCAGCCCGTTACGCAAAGGCAGACGCATGAGCCTCGACTCCGCCTATCTCGAATATCCCAAGCGGCACGAGGGTATGGATCATGGCCTCTATACGCCCTCGCCGATGCCCAGCCGAAAGCCGGTCGCCTGGCCGGGCGGCAAGCCGGTGGCGGTGACGCTGCTGGTCAATCTGGAGTGGTTTCCGATCACGCCGGAGGACAAGCCGTTCCGCGCGCCGGGGCACATGGTCACGCCCTATCCCGATTTCCGCCACTATACCGCGCGCGAATATGGCACGCGGGTGGGCTTTTACCGGCTGCTCGATGCCTTCGCCAAGGCCGGCGTGACGGCGACGATCGCAGTCAATTCGGCAATCGCCGAACGCTATCCGAGCATCATCGCCGATATCTTGGGCGCGGGGCACGAGATCATCGCGCATGCCACCGACATGAACGCGACGATTGCCTCGACGCTCGACGAGGACGCCGAACGGGCCATCATCACGCAAGCGCGTGACACGCTGGCGCAGGTGATGGGCAAGGCGCCGCGCGGCTGGCAGTCGATCGCGCGGTCGCAGAGCTTCGATACGCCGCGGCTGCTCGTCGAAGCGGGGTTCGACTATATGTGCGACTGGGTGAATGACGATCTGCCCTGGGTCGCGACGACCGATGCGGGCACGATCACCTCGGTCCCGTTCAACCATGAATTGTCTGACCGGCAGATGATCGCCGTTCAGCAGCATTCGATGGACAGCGTCGCGGTGCAGATCGAGGATGCGCTCGATTGGCTCAAGGCCGAGGCTGCGCAATATGGCGCGGGCCGTGTGCTGCCCTTCACGCTGACGCCGTACATCACTGGCCTGCCCTATCGCATGGATGCGTTCGAAGCGCTGCTCGGCCGGATGGCGAGCGACGAGGCGACCTGGTTCGCGAGCGCGGGGCAACTGGTCGACGCATGGAAGCCCCAGGCCGTCTGAGCCGGTCTGCGTCCGAAGGGCCAAATATCCCCGTTTGCGCTGAGCATGTCGAAGCGCTGCTCTGTTCCTTCACCCCGCAGGAGGAGAAGAACAGGGTTTCGACAGGCTCAGCCCGAACGGGCGTCGAGCAATAAAATCAGAGTGTTGCGGTTTCCGCCTCGGCGTCCTGGCCGCGCGGATCGAGGATGACGCGCAGCGCGCGCATCAAAAGCGCCTCGGTCGATTCGTGGCGTTCCTGTGCGATGTCGCCGTCATAGCGAATGTCGCGCAGTTGCTCGACCGGTTCGCCGCGCAGTTCTGCGACCAGCCGCTCGAGCCGATCGATCCGGTCGTTCGAAACCGCCAGCTCGACGGTCAGCGCCAGCGTGACGTTGAGCACTTCCTCCGCCTCGCGGCTGGCAAGGCTGAACGGGCGCGGGCCGCGTGCGGAAGCGATCAGCGCCGAAAGCGCTTCGGTACGGCTGGCCATCAGGCGGGCTTTCGCCCGCTGATCGCGTACCAGCGATTATTGGCAAAGCCCTGCAGCGCGGCAAGGTCATGCTCGATCACGCTGTCTTCGGGAAAGCCGGCGGCGATCATGTCCGCGCGGAGATCGGCGGTGGCATAGGTGTTCCAGTGCACTTCGCCGTTGAAATGCGTGTCCCAGTCACGCTCAACCTGATGCACTATCGTGGGCTGGTTGCGGATCGCGACATCCTGATGGATGACGATCCCCCCCGGCCGCACGACGCGGAAGGATTCGGCGATCATCTTGCGACGCTTCTCCTCTCCGATTTCATGCATCAGGTTGTGCGAGACCACGAGGTCGAAGCTGTCCTTTTCGAACTTGAGCTCCGACGCGTCCATTTGATGGAAATGGACGGCGACACCGAGGGACTCCGCACGCGCGTGCGCGTAGCGGAGCATGCCCGCGCCGATATCGAGCGCGTGCACTTCGGATTGCGGCCAGTGCGCGGCATAGGCGGCCGAAGCCGCGCCCGCCGAGCACCCGATATCGAGCATCTTGTCGGGTACGAACCCGTCGAAATGCTCCTCCAGAAGGCGGAGGATTACGCCCGCCTTGCTGTCGCCCCGGCCGATACCCTGGCCGAAGGAAAATACATTGCCGCCGCATTCGTAGAGCGCGCCGGCGACGACATCATGGTCGCCATTGTTCATCGCATAGCCGCCGGGCTGAAGATGAATATCGACATCGGCGACTTCGGGCGACGGATCATAGGCGGGATCGAGCGTCAGGCTGCCCAGCTTTTCGGGCGCGTCGATCAGCTCGGCGGTCGCCTTGGTCATGCGATCGAGGTCGCGATAGATCGGTTCGCCCACCGACACCCAGATCATTTCCTGCGCGGCGCGATTGGCGGCGCTCCAGCGGCGATAGCTGGGCGACATCAAGAACGCTTCCTGCACTTCGCGCGGCGATTGGGGCAGGCGGCCGTGTTTCGCGATGAAAGCCGGGCGCGCCTCTTCCTCGTACCGCTCGACATTCTTCGAACGGACTTTGGCGTTGAGCAGCTTGCGCAGCATCACGACCGCCTCCTGGCGGCTGCGCTCTTCTGCGGTCGCCTGGGGCAGAACCGCGTGCTGGACGTCGCGAACCTTCATCACCAACTCCGTGCCTTGTGATGGAAAAAGATCATACTCGCGGGCATGGCGCAAGCATTTTGTTCTAGAAGTAGGACAATTATCGCACTTCGATCAATTCAACCAGCTCCCCGGCAGGGCCGCGCAGGACGCAGCTGCGCCGGCCGCGATACACCGCCTCGTCGCGCGTGCCGGGCGAGCGGATCGCTTCCGCCGCAAACGGATCGATCGACTCGACTTCGAATGTCGCGACGGCATTGCCCGGCGGCAGATGGCCGGCGATCACCGGCCGTTCCGCGGCGGGGAAGCCCGGGCCGGTGGGATATGCGTCGAGCTCGACCAGATTGCCGCGCTGGCGCATGCCGATCGCGCTCAGCTCGACGGTCTGGTCGGGAGAAAGTCCCTGCGCGGCCTGAATGACCGCGACCTTGCTCTGGCGGACCGGGCGTTCGCGCAGCTCGAACTTGTCGACATACCAGCGCAGCAGCGCGTCGAAGTTCCGCCCCGCCACGACGACGATGAAAGTGCGTCCGACGAATCCGGCGGGCGGCGGCAGGATCGAGCTTTCGCGATCGCCGCTTTCCATCGTGAAATACAGGCATTCATTCGCCGGACCGCGCACCTGCATCGCGACGATCGAAGGCATGAACTGGAGCGGGCGCGGCGGCCCGATGATCTCGAAGGGGGAATCGGTCAGTTTTTCGGCGAGCGTATGGACATCGTCGACGATGATCTCGAACGCGTTCCAGCCGAATGTGGTGAGCGGGCGATAGCCCGGCGGGGCGGGGGTTTCGACGAGCCGCGCGAAGACATCGGTTTCCCCTTCGGGCGCCAGCGTCACCATCGCGGCGCCGGCAGCGGCGGGTGCGTCCCAGCTTTCCGCCAGCGATTGCGGCACCGTGCTCCGTTCGACCACGCGATAGCCCATATAGTCGCAATAGGCGCGTTCGGACGCGGCCATGTCGGGCGTCGCGGTGGTGACGGCGGCGATCCGCAGCAGTCCCGGTTGGGTGTCCGTGGTCCAGTCGCTCACATGCTCTCCTTCGCGCGTGGGTTGTCACGCGGCGAAGGGTGTACGCTTGCTTTTGTTATATATCTATAGCAAATTAAGCTGGTGGGCGGTCGCCCTTCAGAGCAGCTGAACTTCCCCGGACGGAGAATTGAGATCAAGGGTGATCTGATATTTGTCGGGGCGGAACTGCGCCAGGATGTGCTGGACCGGGCGCCCGTTAATGTCTTCCACCGTGCGGCTGACGCGCAGGATCGGCGACCCGATATCGACCTGAAGGATCGACGAAAGCGTGGCATCGGCCAGCGTCGCCGAAATCGTCTGCCGGGCATGGCCGATCTGCACGCCGGCTTCGGAAATCAGCGTCAGTATCGGTGTCGACTTGAGCTTGGCGCGCGTCATGCCCGCGCCGATATCGGTCGGCAGGAACGTGATGTAATGGCCGATCGGACTGTCCTCCAGCCAGCGGACGCGGCTGATCCGCAGCACTTGCGACCCGGCTTCGATCTGCAGCGCCTCGTCGATCGGCGCACGCGCGGGGACCGTATCGACCTCGAGCAGTTTGACGCGAGTCGTGCGGCCGAAGCTCAGCAGCGATTCGAGCGCCTGCTCGATATTGCCCTGAAAGGGCTTGGCCGGCGACTGGAAGATGACGGTGGTGCCGACGCGGCGCTTGCGTTCGACCAGATTATTCTCGGCAAGCTCGTCCAGCGCGCGGCGCGCGGTGATGCGCGAAACGCCGAATTGCGCGGACAATTCCTGTTCCGTCGGCAGCCGCGATCCGAACGCGCGTTCGCCGCTCGTGATTTCCTCGCGAAGCTGAAGGAATATCTGGTGGTACAAAGGTACCGCCTGCATCCGGTCCACCGCGACCGGTTCATCGCTTTCGATGGTCGTCAACCCTGTCCCCATCATTGCTGGAAGCCGATGGCTTTCTTGCGACCACGCATCCTTCCGATCAATCAGCAAGTCATAGGGATGAATTCATGCATACGAAACCCGTTCTTGGTGCTGCGGACATTCGCCGCATGCTCGATGCCGCATGGCAGGCGGCGGAGGCAGCCGGTCACGCGATGAGCATCGCATTCGCCGATGATGGCGGCTATCCGCTCGCGCTGCAGCGCATGGACGGCGCGGGGCTGATGACCGGCAAGGTCGCGATGGAAAAGGCGCGGACCGCGGCGCTGCTGCGCGCGCCCAGTGCGGTGCTGCAGGACCGCGTCAAGCAGGATCCGGCGCTGCTGGCGCTTACCGATTATCTGCCGATGGCCGGCGGCGTTCCGATCCGTGTCGACGATGCGATCGTCGGGGCGGTGGGGATTTCGGGAGGCACGCCCGAGCAGGACGGGGCGATCGCCGCGGCCGCGCTCGCCGCGCTCTGAGTCCATCGGCGGCGATCAGAGCGGCTGTTGCCGGGGGAGCGGCAGCCGCGTTCCCGCGATCAGCCCCAATGCCAGGCAGATGGCGGAGATCGTCAGCGCCGGGCCGACACCGACCCGGTCGGCCGCCATGCCCCAGATCAGCGATCCGATCGCCAGCCCGCCGAACGTGGTGGTCTGGTAGAGTGCGATGGTCCGGCCCACCAGCTCGCGCGGAGTGCCGAGCTGCAGCGTGACGTTGAAGGTCGACAAAGTCGAAACCCATCCCGCCCCCGCCGCAAGATGCGCGATCACCGCGACCGGAATCGACTTTGTCAGCCCCAGCGCGGCGATGGCGAGCAGGAATATCGCGATGCCGCCGCGCAGCACCGCTTCCGCGCCGAAGCGGTCGCGCAGCGTGACCGCGGCGACGGCGCCGCCCATCGCGCCCACGCCGAAACAGCCGAACAGGATGCCGAGCAGATCCGGCCCGCCGTCGAGCCGCACCGCCACCACCGGCATCAATCCCCAGATGGCGGCGGCGCTGAGGCTGAACATCGCCGCGCGGATCAGCAATGCCCGCGTGTGCCGGTGCGTGACGCCATAGCGGAATCCCTCCGCCAGCACGGCCCAATAGCCGCTATGGCGGCGTTCGGACTTTTCGGGGCGCCAGCGCCAGAGCACGGTGATGATCGCCAGATAGGACAGGGCATTGGCCAGGAAGGCGAGCGTGGCGCCCGCCACAAGCACGATCGCGCCGCCGATCGCCGGGCCCAGGCTGCGCGCGACATTGTTGCCGACGATGTTGGCCGCCACTGCCGAGGATATCTGCGCGCGCGGGACGAGCTCGCCGACCGAGGCCTGCCATGCCGGCCAGTGGACGGCGGTGCCGCATCCGATCAGGAAGGTGAGCGCAAGCAACAGCATCGGCGTCAGCGCGCCGAGCGCCGCCAGGGCCGCCAGCAGCGCCGAAAGCAGCAGCATCGCGAATTGCGCGCCCAGCATCACGCTGCGCCGGCTGAAGATATCGGCAAGCGCGCCCGCCGACACCGCGAACAGCATCGTCGGCAGGTTCGCCGCCGTCTGCACCAGCGACACCATCGTCGCCGACCCCTCGAGCTGGACCATCGCCCAGCTGGTCGCGACGACCTGGATGAAAGTGCCGAACTGCGAAACGATCGTCGCCGCCCACATCGCCCGGAAGCGCGGGATGCGCAGCGGCTCGGGCAATCGGGCAAAGGCGCGGCTGACGATCAGTGCATTTCCTCGCCGCCCGAGACGTTCATCGCCTCGCCGGTGATGTAGCGCGCCTGGCCGGAGCAGAGGAACGCGCAGGCATTGGCGGTATCCGAAGGCTCGCCGACGCGGCCGAGCGGAATACGGCCGCGCATCGCCGCAAGATATTCCTCGAGCGTCTGGCCGCGCGCCTTCGCCATATATTCGTTCTGCCAGCTGCCCAGCCCGGTGGTGACGTGATTGGGGCAGACTGCGTTGACGGTAATCTGTTCGGGGCCCAGCTCGATCGCCGCCGAGCGGGTGAGGCCGACAATGCCGTGCTTCGACGCGATGTAGGATGATGTCAGTGCCGAACCCGATTTCGACCCGCGACTGCCGATCGAAACGATGCGGCCACGGCCCCAGCCTTCGACGATATCCTGCTTCTGCATCTGGCGAACGGCGTGCTTCATCGCGAAAAAGGCGCCGCGCAGATTCACGTTGAGGACCGTGTCCCACATTTCCTGCGTCGCATCGACCAGCGGCCCGAACAGATAGCCGACTCCGGCATTGTTCACGAGGATGTCGAGTTTGCCATAGCTGGCAACGGCATGGGCGACCATCGCCTCGATTTGCGCTTCCTCGCGCATATCGGCCTGGAAGGTCGTGACGTCGGGATTGATCGCGCGCAGGTCCTCGGCGACCGCGGCCATTTCCTCGCTCGCGCCGACTCCGTGCGCAGGCGCCATGTCGCCCTTGGTCTCGCCCAGGTCGTGGAGCACCAGCTTGACGCCGTCCTCGGCCAGCTTGCGGGCAATGGCTTCGCCCAGCCCCTTGCGGCGCCCGGCGCCGGTGACGATCGCCACCTTGCCTTCCAGATCGGGATACATGGTCATACTCCTTACAGGTCCATTGCGGCGCGACAGCCTTCGCTCGTCGCCGAAAGCGTGATGCGCGGCGCCTTGCAGTCGCCGATCAGTCGCACGTCGATTCCCGCCGCGCGAAGCGGCGCGGCGAGCGCATCATCGGGGATGCGCGGCGTGGCATAGGTGAGGAAAGCGACGCCGGTCAGCGTCGCTTCGGCGCCGCTGAAGACATTGGCATAGGCGATTTCGCCATCCTCGATGCGCGGCGCGGGCAGAGGGCGTACCGACGTGACGATGCGCACGCCCTGGCTGTAGAGCCGCTTGTAAACGCCCTGCCGCACCATCAGCGATTCATCGCTGGCAATGCGTTCGCGCGGCGTGAGGATGGTGACGGCCTCGAAGCGCGTCATCAGAAACTCGGCGGCGTCATAAGTGAAGGCGCCATGATCCATGTCCCAGATCACGGCGGTGCCTTCCATCCGCGTCTCATAGGGACGCAGCAGGACGGCGGCTTCCCGGATATCGGGGACAAGCCCTTCCTCGCGCCATTCGGGCGGCAGGAAATCCGGCCAGGCGGGCGTCGATCCGGTGGCGAGGACGACATGATCGGGTTCGAGCGCCAGAATGTCCCCGGCGCTTGCGCGCTGCCCCATGTGCAGCGTGACGCCGTGGCGTGCGGCGGCCAGAGCCTGAT
This genomic interval from Sphingosinithalassobacter tenebrarum contains the following:
- a CDS encoding MFS transporter; the protein is MPEPLRIPRFRAMWAATIVSQFGTFIQVVATSWAMVQLEGSATMVSLVQTAANLPTMLFAVSAGALADIFSRRSVMLGAQFAMLLLSALLAALAALGALTPMLLLALTFLIGCGTAVHWPAWQASVGELVPRAQISSAVAANIVGNNVARSLGPAIGGAIVLVAGATLAFLANALSYLAIITVLWRWRPEKSERRHSGYWAVLAEGFRYGVTHRHTRALLIRAAMFSLSAAAIWGLMPVVAVRLDGGPDLLGILFGCFGVGAMGGAVAAVTLRDRFGAEAVLRGGIAIFLLAIAALGLTKSIPVAVIAHLAAGAGWVSTLSTFNVTLQLGTPRELVGRTIALYQTTTFGGLAIGSLIWGMAADRVGVGPALTISAICLALGLIAGTRLPLPRQQPL
- a CDS encoding isochorismatase family protein; translation: MTIGTKMVRDDRTAREIFDDVMANPARTKFGFGDKLAIVNVDFQNAYTRIDEFKTAYETDPRQIEYANTISRLAREKGMPVIWTHVAYMKDASDAGVWGTRTDTPDSLQNIKYGSRRHAFDDRCEIDHDKDAIYTKRMPSAFFETPLQSLLVWHKVDTLVITGGSTSGCIRATAVDSLSRGYRTIVPIETCADKHESYHFANLTDLQLKYADVEPVQTVIDWLEAR
- a CDS encoding polysaccharide deacetylase family protein, whose amino-acid sequence is MREGEKDPGLYDFRPYRDRTKLEWPGGKKVAVWVSPNLEFYEIDPPANPHRKSWPKPHPDIVGYGHRDYANRVAHWRMAEVMEKHGFKGSVSLSVALCQHHPDVVANANDLGWEFFSHGIYNTRYSYGMDEAQERAIIEDSIRTVRDATGQTIKGWLAPALTHTPRTLDLIAEYGMTYTCDLYHDDQPAPVRVKSGKLVSMPYSIEVNDHYGFFVYNMSPREYAETLMRQYDRLAAEAEARDGPGGTVMCIPLHSYLIAQPHRIGPFEDVLRHIAADGRAWITRSGDIADHFLSSGGYDAVAADAARYAKADA
- a CDS encoding GntR family transcriptional regulator, translated to MTTIESDEPVAVDRMQAVPLYHQIFLQLREEITSGERAFGSRLPTEQELSAQFGVSRITARRALDELAENNLVERKRRVGTTVIFQSPAKPFQGNIEQALESLLSFGRTTRVKLLEVDTVPARAPIDEALQIEAGSQVLRISRVRWLEDSPIGHYITFLPTDIGAGMTRAKLKSTPILTLISEAGVQIGHARQTISATLADATLSSILQVDIGSPILRVSRTVEDINGRPVQHILAQFRPDKYQITLDLNSPSGEVQLL
- a CDS encoding CaiB/BaiF CoA transferase family protein, yielding MESLPLEGLKVVEFSHMVMGPSIGLILGDLGAEVIKIEPEGGDHTRKLLGSGAGYFPMFNRNKRSVCLNLKSPEGHTEALRLIDDADVVIENFRPGALAKLGLGAEDLRARNPRLIYCSAKGFLTGPYENRTALDEVAQMMGGLAYMTGPPGRPLRAGASVIDVTGAMFGVIGILAALERRHRDGEGASVKCSLFETTAFLVGQHIAQYAVTGQPANPMPARISAWAVYDVFETKNPDEQLFVGVVSDGQWKDFCAELNLTEFASDAELAQNNNRVLQRDRILPVLRELFAGMTREELVARLGAIGLPFAPIVRPQELLDDPHLQAEGGLVEVTLENGTKAKLPALPIEIDGARMGLRHDLPKPGEDGDALLGKAESGAESR
- a CDS encoding polysaccharide deacetylase family protein, which produces MSLDSAYLEYPKRHEGMDHGLYTPSPMPSRKPVAWPGGKPVAVTLLVNLEWFPITPEDKPFRAPGHMVTPYPDFRHYTAREYGTRVGFYRLLDAFAKAGVTATIAVNSAIAERYPSIIADILGAGHEIIAHATDMNATIASTLDEDAERAIITQARDTLAQVMGKAPRGWQSIARSQSFDTPRLLVEAGFDYMCDWVNDDLPWVATTDAGTITSVPFNHELSDRQMIAVQQHSMDSVAVQIEDALDWLKAEAAQYGAGRVLPFTLTPYITGLPYRMDAFEALLGRMASDEATWFASAGQLVDAWKPQAV
- a CDS encoding VOC family protein, producing MSDWTTDTQPGLLRIAAVTTATPDMAASERAYCDYMGYRVVERSTVPQSLAESWDAPAAAGAAMVTLAPEGETDVFARLVETPAPPGYRPLTTFGWNAFEIIVDDVHTLAEKLTDSPFEIIGPPRPLQFMPSIVAMQVRGPANECLYFTMESGDRESSILPPPAGFVGRTFIVVVAGRNFDALLRWYVDKFELRERPVRQSKVAVIQAAQGLSPDQTVELSAIGMRQRGNLVELDAYPTGPGFPAAERPVIAGHLPPGNAVATFEVESIDPFAAEAIRSPGTRDEAVYRGRRSCVLRGPAGELVELIEVR
- a CDS encoding SDR family NAD(P)-dependent oxidoreductase; translated protein: MYPDLEGKVAIVTGAGRRKGLGEAIARKLAEDGVKLVLHDLGETKGDMAPAHGVGASEEMAAVAEDLRAINPDVTTFQADMREEAQIEAMVAHAVASYGKLDILVNNAGVGYLFGPLVDATQEMWDTVLNVNLRGAFFAMKHAVRQMQKQDIVEGWGRGRIVSIGSRGSKSGSALTSSYIASKHGIVGLTRSAAIELGPEQITVNAVCPNHVTTGLGSWQNEYMAKARGQTLEEYLAAMRGRIPLGRVGEPSDTANACAFLCSGQARYITGEAMNVSGGEEMH
- a CDS encoding hydroxymethylglutaryl-CoA lyase, encoding MASDILVSEVGPRDGLQSIKTVMPTEAKKAWIAAEAAAGVREIEVGSFVPAKLLPQLADTAEIVAFARGIAGLTVAVLVPNLRGAQAAISAKAHKLTLPLSVSESHSMANLRRTHAQVIEEARGIAAAIAELPEEDRPHFEGSLSTVFGCTIEGAIPQGQILRLAEQLMEAGCDEVGLSDTTGYADPASVKAMIRAVRGAVGDDAVTGIHLHNTRGLGLANVLAALDAGLETVDSSLGGIGGCPFAPGASGNIVTEDLVFMLQAMGLKTGIDLPRLLEVRGIVADALPGEPLYGFTPDAGLPLGFIPEKTNARLEAAE
- a CDS encoding class I SAM-dependent methyltransferase, translating into MKVRDVQHAVLPQATAEERSRQEAVVMLRKLLNAKVRSKNVERYEEEARPAFIAKHGRLPQSPREVQEAFLMSPSYRRWSAANRAAQEMIWVSVGEPIYRDLDRMTKATAELIDAPEKLGSLTLDPAYDPSPEVADVDIHLQPGGYAMNNGDHDVVAGALYECGGNVFSFGQGIGRGDSKAGVILRLLEEHFDGFVPDKMLDIGCSAGAASAAYAAHWPQSEVHALDIGAGMLRYAHARAESLGVAVHFHQMDASELKFEKDSFDLVVSHNLMHEIGEEKRRKMIAESFRVVRPGGIVIHQDVAIRNQPTIVHQVERDWDTHFNGEVHWNTYATADLRADMIAAGFPEDSVIEHDLAALQGFANNRWYAISGRKPA
- a CDS encoding GlcG/HbpS family heme-binding protein, with the translated sequence MHTKPVLGAADIRRMLDAAWQAAEAAGHAMSIAFADDGGYPLALQRMDGAGLMTGKVAMEKARTAALLRAPSAVLQDRVKQDPALLALTDYLPMAGGVPIRVDDAIVGAVGISGGTPEQDGAIAAAALAAL